The following coding sequences lie in one Paracidovorax avenae genomic window:
- a CDS encoding flagellar basal body L-ring protein FlgH yields MPHTAAPFILRAAPLRLAAVAALLAATGCASVNPPPPIDMPPTQAPIAVQTAPRATGPATGSLFHAASYRPAFEDRRARLVGDIVTIQIVETISASQKSSSKVDRTAANTAGVSAFPFIGASDLGKLKLGGNSTNNFEGKGDLQSTNTFTGTITTTVVDVLPNGHLVIAGEKQIGVAENVDVLRFSGTVDPRSLQPGSVVSSTLVANARVQSRGRGSPAEAQAMGWLARAFNSVAPF; encoded by the coding sequence ATGCCGCACACTGCCGCCCCCTTCATCCTCCGCGCAGCCCCGCTGCGCCTCGCCGCCGTGGCCGCCCTGCTGGCCGCCACGGGCTGCGCCTCCGTCAATCCGCCGCCGCCGATCGACATGCCGCCCACCCAGGCGCCGATCGCCGTGCAGACCGCTCCCCGCGCGACCGGGCCGGCAACCGGCAGCCTGTTCCATGCGGCCAGCTACAGGCCGGCGTTCGAGGACCGCCGCGCGCGGCTGGTGGGCGACATCGTCACCATCCAGATCGTGGAGACGATCTCCGCATCGCAGAAGTCCAGCTCCAAGGTGGACCGCACGGCCGCCAACACGGCCGGCGTGAGCGCGTTTCCCTTCATCGGCGCGAGCGACCTCGGCAAGCTGAAGCTGGGCGGCAACAGCACCAACAACTTCGAAGGCAAGGGCGACCTGCAGAGCACCAACACCTTCACCGGCACCATCACCACCACGGTGGTGGATGTGCTGCCCAATGGCCACCTCGTGATCGCGGGCGAGAAGCAGATCGGCGTGGCCGAGAACGTGGACGTGCTGCGCTTCTCGGGCACCGTGGATCCGCGATCGCTGCAGCCGGGCAGCGTGGTGAGTTCCACCCTGGTGGCCAATGCCCGCGTGCAGTCGCGCGGGCGGGGCTCTCCGGCCGAAGCGCAGGCCATGGGATGGCTGGCGCGGGCGTTCAATTCGGTGGCACCGTTCTGA
- the flgG gene encoding flagellar basal-body rod protein FlgG, translated as MINSLWIAKTGMSAQQTQLDVISHNLANVSTTGYKRNNAVFEDLIYQNLRQVGAQTTEQNQLPTGLHLGLGVRTVATSRNFTQGSLAQSNNNLDVAINGNGFFQVTMPDGTTGYTRDGSFQLDSQGRLVTSSGLPVANGITVPANATGISISTDGIVSATVPGTTAPQQIGTLGMASFINSAGLEPIGQNLFKESEASGQPQQGTPGTNGLGIIRQGFLETSNVNVVEELVSMIQTQRAYEMNSKAIQTSDQMLAKLAQL; from the coding sequence ATGATCAACTCGCTCTGGATCGCCAAGACCGGCATGTCCGCCCAGCAGACGCAGCTGGACGTGATCTCCCACAACCTCGCCAACGTATCCACCACCGGCTACAAGCGCAACAACGCGGTGTTCGAGGACCTGATCTACCAGAACCTGCGCCAGGTGGGCGCGCAGACCACCGAGCAGAACCAGCTGCCCACCGGCCTGCACCTGGGCCTGGGCGTGCGCACGGTGGCCACCAGCCGCAACTTCACGCAGGGCAGCCTGGCGCAGTCCAACAACAACCTGGACGTGGCCATCAACGGCAACGGCTTCTTCCAGGTGACGATGCCGGACGGCACCACGGGCTACACGCGCGACGGGTCGTTCCAGCTCGACTCCCAGGGGCGACTGGTCACCTCCAGCGGCCTGCCCGTGGCCAACGGCATCACCGTGCCAGCCAACGCCACGGGCATCAGCATCAGCACGGACGGCATCGTCTCGGCCACCGTGCCGGGGACGACCGCGCCGCAGCAGATCGGCACCCTGGGCATGGCGAGCTTCATCAACTCGGCCGGCCTGGAGCCGATCGGGCAGAACCTGTTCAAGGAATCCGAGGCGTCGGGCCAGCCCCAGCAGGGCACGCCCGGCACCAACGGCCTGGGCATCATCCGCCAGGGCTTCCTGGAAACCTCCAACGTGAACGTGGTGGAAGAGCTGGTGTCCATGATCCAGACCCAGCGCGCCTACGAGATGAATTCCAAGGCCATCCAGACATCCGACCAGATGCTGGCCAAGCTCGCGCAGCTGTGA
- a CDS encoding flagellar basal body P-ring protein FlgI → MKSPAPTSFLARAHRAALRLGLAHGLAALALLGAVAPAHALRIKEVAAVQGVRSNQLTGYGLVVGLDGTGDQTTQMPITTQALTNYLQQMGISLPPGTAAPQLKNVATVIVTAQLPAFAQPGQFIDVNVSSLGNAKSLKGGTLIATPLRGADGEIYALAQGNLVVGGAGAAAGGSKVQINHLSAGRIPEGAQVERSVPTPLHDGDTINLGLNASDFQTARKVAQAINDKLGKGASIATALDGRTVQVRAPQDPGGRVNFIADLEELPVADTTPSAKVVINARTGSIVLNQAVTLGPCAIAHGNLSITISSTPVISQPNPLSQGQTVVAQKSDIAIKQEPGNIIQMPPSPQLADVVRALNTLGATPQDLLAILQAIKAAGALNAELEVI, encoded by the coding sequence ATGAAGTCTCCTGCCCCCACCTCCTTCCTCGCACGCGCGCACCGGGCCGCCCTGCGGCTGGGGCTCGCGCATGGCCTCGCCGCGCTCGCCCTGCTGGGGGCGGTGGCGCCAGCGCATGCGCTGCGCATCAAGGAAGTGGCGGCCGTGCAGGGGGTGCGCAGCAACCAGCTGACGGGCTACGGTCTGGTCGTGGGCCTGGACGGCACGGGCGACCAGACGACGCAGATGCCCATCACCACGCAGGCGCTGACCAACTACCTGCAGCAGATGGGCATCAGCCTGCCGCCCGGCACGGCGGCACCGCAGCTCAAGAACGTGGCCACGGTGATCGTGACGGCGCAGCTGCCGGCGTTCGCCCAGCCCGGGCAATTCATCGACGTGAACGTGTCCTCCCTGGGCAATGCCAAGTCGCTCAAGGGCGGCACGCTGATCGCCACGCCGCTGCGCGGCGCCGACGGCGAGATCTACGCGCTGGCGCAGGGCAACCTGGTGGTGGGCGGCGCGGGCGCCGCTGCCGGCGGCAGCAAGGTGCAGATCAACCACCTGAGCGCGGGCCGCATTCCCGAGGGCGCGCAGGTGGAGCGCTCCGTGCCCACGCCGCTGCATGACGGCGACACGATCAACCTGGGCCTCAATGCCTCCGATTTCCAGACCGCGCGCAAGGTGGCGCAGGCCATCAACGACAAGCTCGGCAAGGGAGCATCCATCGCCACCGCGCTGGACGGCCGCACGGTGCAGGTGCGGGCGCCGCAGGATCCGGGTGGCCGGGTGAACTTCATCGCCGACCTGGAGGAATTGCCGGTGGCCGACACCACGCCGTCCGCCAAGGTCGTCATCAACGCGCGCACCGGCTCGATCGTGCTCAACCAGGCCGTCACGCTGGGGCCCTGCGCGATCGCGCACGGCAACCTGTCGATCACGATCAGTTCCACGCCGGTGATCAGCCAGCCCAATCCGCTGTCGCAGGGCCAGACCGTGGTCGCGCAGAAGAGCGACATCGCGATCAAGCAGGAGCCGGGCAACATCATCCAGATGCCGCCGTCTCCGCAGCTCGCCGACGTGGTGCGCGCACTCAACACGCTCGGCGCCACGCCGCAGGACCTCCTGGCCATCCTGCAGGCCATCAAGGCCGCGGGCGCGCTCAATGCCGAACTGGAGGTCATCTGA
- the flgJ gene encoding flagellar assembly peptidoglycan hydrolase FlgJ, translating into MSLSLTSSAPATASNALAVDARSLDALKFQAGQNDPKAAKEAAKQFESLFMREMIKSMREATMKSGLMEGEQGNLGQDMLDQQFSVQMSGLQGGLSEAIQRQLTRQIGGGQEAAPTFSPPSTLSLQPQQSARAAAAANAYAPAPKGRDGFVQHHRDAAERVAQESGIPASFMLGQAGHETGWGRSEIRSKDGSNSFNLFGIKAGKGWTGKVAEVTTTEYINGTPRKVTAKFRAYDSYEDSFKDYARLINDNPRYEKARSKTHSAVAYAAELQKAGYATDPEYAHKLSRAIHSTLRVGPSA; encoded by the coding sequence ATGTCGCTCAGCCTGACGTCCTCCGCCCCCGCCACGGCCTCGAATGCGCTGGCGGTGGATGCGCGCTCGCTGGATGCGCTGAAGTTCCAGGCCGGGCAGAACGACCCGAAGGCCGCGAAGGAAGCGGCCAAGCAGTTCGAATCGCTCTTCATGCGCGAGATGATCAAGAGCATGCGCGAGGCGACGATGAAGTCCGGCCTGATGGAAGGCGAGCAGGGCAACCTGGGCCAGGACATGCTGGACCAGCAGTTCTCGGTGCAGATGTCGGGCCTGCAGGGCGGGCTCTCGGAAGCCATCCAGCGCCAGCTCACCCGCCAGATCGGCGGCGGCCAGGAGGCCGCACCCACGTTTTCCCCGCCGTCCACGCTGAGCCTGCAGCCACAGCAGTCCGCGCGCGCCGCGGCGGCCGCCAACGCCTACGCACCGGCCCCCAAGGGCCGCGACGGTTTCGTGCAGCACCACCGCGACGCGGCCGAACGCGTGGCGCAGGAAAGCGGCATTCCCGCCAGCTTCATGCTCGGCCAGGCCGGGCACGAGACCGGCTGGGGCCGCAGCGAGATCCGCAGCAAGGACGGCAGCAACTCCTTCAACCTGTTCGGCATCAAGGCCGGCAAGGGCTGGACGGGCAAGGTGGCGGAGGTGACCACCACCGAATACATCAACGGCACGCCGCGCAAGGTGACGGCCAAGTTCCGCGCCTATGACTCCTATGAAGACTCCTTCAAGGACTACGCGCGCCTCATCAACGACAACCCGCGCTACGAAAAGGCCCGCAGCAAGACGCATTCGGCCGTGGCCTATGCAGCCGAACTGCAGAAGGCGGGCTACGCGACGGACCCCGAGTACGCGCACAAGCTGAGCCGGGCCATCCACAGCACGCTGCGCGTGGGGCCCTCGGCATGA
- the flgK gene encoding flagellar hook-associated protein FlgK: MSLLNVGARALLANQVALQTTGHNIANVNTAGYSRQTLSLQTVQGQFTGGGYIGQGVDVQTILRNHNELLTRQAAAADSAQSADKTRAERLSQLQDVFSGGTSGLGAAITDMLNSFKDVVASPTDMTARTVTITRMDETAARMRSAAERVNEIQYTVKEQLTGDVNAINSLAKQMASVNEQIARVKGNGQTPNDLLDQRDQIIRQINQYVQTTQVAADDGTVGLFVAGSQPLVLGTTATPLDVQESSQFPGSGQLKVYFSPPGTKPIELDDSMLAGGELSGLLRFHNNDLAEGRNLLGRMAQAIGMTMNAQHKLGITLDGQAGKDLFSVPTSMPGYTSGTAAGNVSFSDATKFAASDYEVRFTTPPAGQVVRLSDGKATAFTDLANLAGQQIDGLNFNMTAAGAAGERVLFKPFSSTALNIQAKVLSPRDLAAASPVNASMGTTNNGSLQLSSVQAASNPYTLPPTPGGVTLTFDAGPPSTYGVTGSTSPASGTTGLAYTPGQPITIDGWQITLKGTPGTGDTVKVGNSLDPQYGDAYKRNAGNASAMDALADVKMFDDATMSDGYAGLMAQVGTRTQNAKYASDVSATISTNLERDRTAVSGVNLDEEAAKLIQYQQAYQASAKVLQIAQNIFDNLIQTMGR; encoded by the coding sequence ATGAGCCTGCTCAACGTCGGCGCGCGCGCCCTCCTCGCCAACCAGGTGGCCCTGCAGACCACCGGCCACAACATCGCCAACGTCAATACCGCGGGCTATTCGCGGCAGACGCTGTCGCTGCAGACCGTGCAGGGGCAGTTCACCGGCGGCGGCTACATCGGCCAGGGTGTGGACGTGCAGACCATCCTGCGCAACCACAACGAATTGCTGACCCGGCAGGCCGCGGCGGCGGATTCCGCCCAGTCGGCCGACAAGACGCGCGCGGAGCGGCTGTCGCAGCTGCAGGACGTGTTCAGCGGAGGTACCAGCGGACTGGGCGCCGCGATCACCGACATGCTGAACTCCTTCAAGGACGTGGTGGCCTCGCCGACGGACATGACCGCGCGCACCGTCACCATCACCCGCATGGACGAGACCGCCGCGCGCATGCGCTCGGCGGCCGAGCGCGTGAACGAGATCCAGTACACGGTGAAGGAGCAGCTCACGGGCGACGTGAACGCGATCAACAGCCTGGCCAAGCAGATGGCGAGCGTGAACGAGCAGATCGCGCGCGTGAAGGGCAACGGGCAGACGCCCAACGACCTGCTGGACCAGCGCGACCAGATCATCCGCCAGATCAACCAGTACGTGCAGACCACCCAGGTGGCCGCGGACGACGGCACCGTGGGGCTGTTCGTGGCGGGCAGCCAGCCGCTCGTGCTGGGTACCACGGCCACGCCGCTGGACGTGCAGGAGTCGAGCCAGTTCCCGGGCAGCGGCCAGTTGAAGGTGTATTTCAGCCCGCCCGGCACCAAGCCCATCGAGCTGGACGACAGCATGCTCGCGGGGGGCGAGCTCTCGGGGCTGCTGCGCTTCCACAACAACGACCTCGCCGAGGGCCGCAACCTGCTGGGCCGCATGGCGCAGGCCATCGGCATGACGATGAATGCCCAGCACAAGCTCGGCATCACGCTGGACGGCCAGGCCGGCAAGGACCTGTTCTCGGTGCCCACCAGCATGCCCGGCTATACCAGCGGCACGGCGGCGGGGAATGTGTCGTTTTCCGACGCCACCAAGTTCGCCGCCTCGGACTACGAAGTGCGCTTCACCACGCCCCCCGCGGGCCAGGTGGTGCGCCTGTCCGACGGCAAGGCCACGGCCTTCACCGACCTCGCGAACCTCGCGGGGCAGCAGATCGACGGGCTCAACTTCAACATGACGGCCGCGGGCGCCGCCGGTGAGCGGGTGCTCTTCAAACCCTTCAGCAGCACGGCGCTGAACATCCAGGCCAAGGTGCTGTCGCCGCGCGACCTCGCAGCCGCCAGCCCCGTCAACGCCTCCATGGGCACGACGAACAACGGCTCGCTGCAGCTGAGCTCCGTCCAGGCCGCCTCCAACCCCTACACGCTGCCGCCGACCCCGGGGGGCGTGACCCTGACGTTCGACGCGGGCCCGCCATCCACCTACGGGGTGACGGGATCGACCTCGCCGGCCTCGGGCACCACCGGGCTCGCCTATACGCCGGGCCAGCCCATCACCATCGACGGCTGGCAGATCACGCTGAAGGGCACGCCGGGCACGGGCGACACGGTGAAGGTGGGCAACTCGCTCGATCCGCAGTATGGCGACGCCTACAAGCGCAACGCGGGCAATGCCTCGGCGATGGACGCGCTGGCCGACGTGAAGATGTTCGACGACGCCACCATGAGCGACGGTTATGCCGGCCTGATGGCCCAGGTGGGCACGCGCACGCAGAACGCCAAGTACGCCTCGGATGTTTCCGCCACCATCTCCACCAACCTCGAACGCGACCGCACCGCCGTCTCGGGCGTGAACCTGGACGAGGAAGCCGCCAAGCTGATCCAGTACCAGCAGGCCTACCAGGCCTCTGCCAAGGTGCTGCAGATCGCGCAGAACATTTTCGACAACCTGATCCAGACGATGGGCCGCTGA
- the flgL gene encoding flagellar hook-associated protein FlgL, protein MSTFYRTASANQYDNALRNLSQRQTALSNLQENLTSGKRVVRASDDPVAAAQAERAITRLSRVQSEQRALENARNTVTQAESTLGQAVDIVQELRQLIVNAGGGSLKPEDRKTMMNQVQGLREQLSDLVNRKDTNGLPLLGALGSALAPFLGPQTGSPDYSFAGQAGQASGSATSLPLSLDGESAFMFQPKRDGVYTASVSNIPSGRLLVTDGVKPVNTSQVTGDDYQIVFSGVGPGATAGTTTATYTITNTTTGVSSAPVTVPDFPSDKPVSIAVTGIPGVSFNITGTPTKQSDGTYNFSPANGDTVTLKPSASIFSTIDQAIRDIGSAGNSNAAAQAVGQALNNIDIGMERIHNMRGYAGELLNRADRITGDQDKRSVQLEADRSRAEDLDMIKGISDFQNNQTGYQAALQSYAQVQKLSLFNYIG, encoded by the coding sequence ATGAGCACCTTCTACCGCACCGCCTCCGCCAACCAGTACGACAACGCGCTGCGCAACCTGTCGCAGCGCCAGACCGCGCTGTCCAACCTGCAGGAGAACCTGACCTCGGGCAAGCGCGTGGTGCGCGCGAGCGACGATCCGGTGGCAGCGGCCCAGGCGGAGCGCGCCATCACGCGCCTCTCGCGCGTGCAGAGCGAGCAGCGCGCGCTGGAGAACGCGCGCAACACCGTCACGCAGGCCGAGTCCACGCTCGGCCAGGCGGTGGACATCGTGCAGGAGCTGCGCCAGCTCATCGTGAACGCAGGTGGCGGCTCGCTCAAGCCCGAAGACCGCAAGACCATGATGAACCAGGTGCAGGGCCTGCGCGAGCAGCTCTCCGACCTGGTCAACCGCAAGGACACGAACGGGCTGCCGCTGCTGGGCGCCCTGGGCAGTGCGCTCGCGCCCTTCCTGGGCCCGCAGACCGGCAGCCCCGACTACAGCTTCGCCGGCCAGGCGGGACAGGCCTCCGGCTCGGCCACCTCGCTGCCGCTGTCGCTCGACGGCGAGTCGGCCTTCATGTTCCAGCCCAAGCGCGACGGCGTCTATACGGCCTCGGTGAGCAACATCCCCTCGGGCCGCCTGCTGGTGACGGACGGCGTGAAGCCGGTGAACACGTCCCAGGTCACGGGCGACGACTACCAGATCGTGTTCAGCGGCGTGGGCCCCGGCGCGACGGCGGGCACCACCACGGCCACCTACACCATCACCAACACGACCACGGGCGTGTCGTCCGCACCGGTCACGGTGCCCGACTTCCCGTCCGACAAGCCCGTATCGATCGCGGTGACCGGCATTCCGGGCGTGAGCTTCAATATCACCGGCACGCCCACCAAGCAGTCCGACGGCACCTACAACTTCTCGCCGGCGAACGGCGATACCGTCACGCTCAAGCCCAGCGCCAGCATCTTCAGCACCATCGACCAGGCGATCCGCGACATCGGCAGCGCCGGCAACAGCAACGCGGCCGCACAGGCCGTGGGCCAGGCACTGAACAACATCGACATCGGCATGGAGCGCATCCACAACATGCGCGGCTATGCCGGCGAACTGCTCAACCGCGCCGACCGCATCACGGGCGACCAGGACAAGCGCTCGGTGCAGCTCGAGGCGGACCGCTCGCGTGCCGAAGATCTCGATATGATCAAGGGCATATCCGACTTCCAGAACAACCAGACCGGCTACCAGGCAGCGCTGCAGTCCTATGCCCAGGTGCAAAAGCTGTCGCTCTTCAACTACATCGGCTGA
- a CDS encoding HDOD domain-containing protein, with product MVQSVLGSLILGYRPLWNAARRLAAVQLHVHSAGEALVDAPHLLRTLQELWSAGSPPLLLSPQSPQLLIDLLAQAPRGSPWISVPDAWLADAGVLERVRAAHQRGLKLVWRGALDRLPPAEIAACFDNSLLSLSANDAMAALRAAGGPIRGAPAQPSPVIAGQIYENIASRPLMEHCLDRHGALAIAGWPSEDVLYSLRHQQLQPAHETVHKLMRAIDAEQSLEAFEQILGEDPLLAYRFMVYTNSAALGLRTGVDSLRRGLVMMGYGSLQRWLGDQLPHASTDPNLQPIRESMVIRAHLTERLLDAGVENDLRREVYLCGLLSQLGELLSEPLGAVLRRLPLSERIYDAAVLHQGPYAASLEMACALESEDAAPIRQLCETHEMDLEEINRGLLRVISDLVVERPAGR from the coding sequence ATGGTCCAATCCGTCCTCGGTAGCCTGATCCTGGGCTACCGCCCCCTCTGGAATGCCGCGCGCCGTCTCGCGGCCGTACAGCTGCACGTGCATAGCGCCGGCGAAGCCCTGGTCGATGCGCCGCATCTGCTGCGCACGCTGCAGGAACTCTGGAGCGCGGGCTCCCCGCCCCTGCTGCTGTCGCCGCAAAGCCCCCAGTTGCTCATCGACCTGCTCGCCCAGGCGCCACGTGGCTCTCCCTGGATCAGCGTGCCTGACGCATGGCTGGCCGACGCAGGCGTCCTCGAGCGCGTGCGCGCGGCGCACCAGCGGGGCCTGAAACTGGTCTGGCGCGGCGCGCTGGACCGGTTGCCGCCGGCGGAGATCGCGGCCTGCTTCGACAACAGCCTGCTGTCGCTGTCGGCCAACGACGCCATGGCCGCGCTGCGCGCGGCCGGCGGCCCGATCCGCGGCGCCCCCGCCCAGCCCAGCCCGGTGATCGCGGGCCAGATCTACGAGAACATCGCGAGCCGCCCGCTGATGGAGCATTGCCTGGACCGGCACGGCGCGCTCGCCATCGCCGGCTGGCCGTCGGAGGACGTGCTCTACAGCCTGCGCCACCAGCAGCTGCAGCCCGCCCACGAGACCGTGCACAAGCTGATGCGGGCGATCGACGCGGAGCAGTCGCTGGAGGCGTTCGAGCAGATCCTCGGCGAGGACCCCCTGCTCGCCTACCGGTTCATGGTCTATACCAACTCCGCTGCGCTCGGGCTGCGCACGGGCGTGGATTCGCTGCGGCGCGGGCTGGTGATGATGGGCTACGGCTCGCTCCAGCGCTGGCTGGGCGACCAGCTCCCGCATGCGAGCACCGATCCCAACCTGCAGCCTATCCGCGAGTCCATGGTGATCCGCGCGCACCTGACCGAGCGCCTGCTCGACGCCGGGGTGGAGAACGACCTGCGTCGCGAGGTCTATCTCTGCGGGCTGCTGTCGCAGCTGGGAGAACTGCTCTCCGAGCCGCTGGGTGCCGTCCTGCGGCGCCTGCCGCTGTCCGAGCGCATCTACGACGCGGCCGTGCTGCACCAGGGGCCCTATGCCGCCAGCCTGGAGATGGCCTGCGCGCTCGAATCCGAGGATGCCGCCCCGATCCGCCAGCTCTGCGAAACGCACGAGATGGACCTGGAGGAAATCAACCGGGGGCTGTTGCGGGTGATCTCGGACCTGGTGGTGGAGCGGCCGGCGGGGCGGTAA
- a CDS encoding HipA domain-containing protein encodes MLINGEWMGDLTEQNNLWVFQYAASWLSRRHPYPLSPSLPLGPEPLLDGATVRPVQWFFDNLLPEETLRTVIGREEGVPAEDAFGLLERLGAESAGALVLQPHGAEDAVQGTQELSHEVLSARIRKLPVASLHRQAPKRMSLAGAQHKMVVCFDPATGGLAEPLKGSASTHILKPDSTAVGYPRSVVNETFTMRLAAMLGVRVPSVWRLYVPEPVYIIERFDRIRGADGRPLRVHAVDGSQALNESGHNKYASATFPALLRLVGLCLNRAVARLEIFRWILFNTLVGNSDCHLKNISFLIDSEGMRVAPFCDLLCTAVYHTPALADGPSTRVWPAETLAMPVAGAANFCEVTQEKLVATGMELGLGKGTAVRETARMIARLPDAADGLIERMTAEYGAMPILAQIPPETRAAELHLLRAIRHVVIADMLRFVR; translated from the coding sequence GTGCTCATCAACGGCGAATGGATGGGCGACTTGACCGAGCAGAACAACCTCTGGGTCTTTCAGTACGCTGCCAGTTGGCTGTCCCGTCGCCATCCCTATCCGCTGTCTCCCTCTTTGCCGCTGGGTCCGGAGCCGCTGCTGGATGGTGCCACGGTCCGGCCGGTGCAGTGGTTCTTCGACAACCTCCTTCCCGAAGAGACGCTGCGCACCGTGATCGGCAGGGAAGAAGGTGTTCCGGCAGAAGACGCCTTCGGGCTGCTTGAGCGGCTCGGGGCCGAGTCGGCCGGAGCTCTGGTGCTGCAACCCCACGGTGCTGAAGACGCGGTGCAGGGTACGCAGGAACTCAGCCATGAGGTGCTGTCCGCGCGCATCCGCAAGCTGCCGGTGGCGTCACTTCACCGGCAGGCCCCCAAGCGCATGTCGCTGGCGGGTGCGCAGCACAAGATGGTTGTCTGCTTCGATCCCGCGACGGGCGGGCTGGCCGAACCTTTGAAGGGCAGCGCCTCTACGCACATCCTCAAGCCCGACTCCACGGCAGTCGGGTATCCACGCTCAGTGGTGAACGAAACCTTCACGATGCGTCTGGCGGCCATGCTGGGCGTGAGGGTGCCCTCGGTATGGCGTCTCTATGTTCCCGAGCCCGTGTACATCATCGAGCGCTTCGACCGCATCCGCGGAGCGGATGGTCGACCGCTGCGCGTGCATGCGGTGGATGGCAGCCAGGCATTGAACGAAAGCGGGCACAACAAGTACGCGAGCGCAACCTTTCCCGCGTTGCTGCGGCTCGTCGGGCTGTGCTTGAACAGGGCCGTGGCGAGACTGGAGATATTCCGCTGGATCCTGTTCAATACCCTGGTCGGCAACTCGGATTGCCACCTGAAGAACATCTCATTCCTCATCGATTCGGAAGGCATGCGCGTGGCGCCCTTCTGCGATCTGCTCTGCACGGCGGTCTACCACACGCCGGCTTTGGCGGACGGGCCGTCCACGAGGGTATGGCCCGCCGAAACCCTGGCCATGCCGGTGGCCGGCGCAGCGAATTTCTGCGAGGTCACGCAGGAAAAACTGGTGGCCACCGGGATGGAACTGGGCCTCGGCAAAGGCACGGCGGTCCGGGAAACCGCCAGGATGATCGCGCGGTTGCCGGATGCCGCGGACGGACTGATCGAGCGCATGACGGCGGAATATGGAGCCATGCCGATCCTCGCCCAGATCCCGCCCGAAACCCGGGCCGCCGAACTGCACCTGCTGCGTGCGATACGCCATGTAGTGATCGCAGACATGCTGAGGTTCGTGCGGTAG
- a CDS encoding helix-turn-helix domain-containing protein, whose product MKNYLINDVGDIGQVIRAARKAHGVRQDDLAGSAGVSHVYVRDLEYGKETVQMGRALKVLKELGVRFKVEIPDDVHERLMGDQEKAALLKVERALLESYELSPNVIESVRSARVKRK is encoded by the coding sequence ATGAAGAACTATTTGATCAACGATGTTGGCGACATCGGCCAAGTCATCCGCGCCGCGCGCAAAGCCCATGGCGTCCGCCAAGACGACTTGGCTGGCAGTGCGGGAGTGAGCCATGTCTATGTGCGCGATCTGGAGTATGGGAAAGAAACCGTTCAGATGGGCCGCGCGCTGAAGGTCTTGAAGGAATTAGGCGTCAGGTTCAAGGTAGAGATACCTGATGATGTTCATGAGCGGCTGATGGGGGATCAAGAGAAGGCAGCATTGCTGAAAGTGGAGCGAGCTCTTCTTGAGAGTTATGAGCTGTCCCCGAATGTCATTGAGTCGGTAAGGTCTGCCAGGGTAAAACGCAAGTGA